In Chitinivibrionales bacterium, a single genomic region encodes these proteins:
- a CDS encoding PTS sugar transporter subunit IIA — protein MNIGLTDCLSESQILADLRATNRWEAIDELINNLVETGKIKPEHRDAITAVVRKRESSMSTGIGYGIGIPHASTDLINDPIAALGRSKKGIAFDALDGQPVTLVILFLIPQGQFQKHLHTVAEIAKLLKTPHFREAVEQAPDASSILWIIRRRSSSHLMSK, from the coding sequence ATGAACATTGGCTTAACTGACTGTTTGAGCGAGTCTCAAATCCTGGCTGACTTGCGGGCAACGAACCGTTGGGAAGCGATTGACGAGCTGATTAACAATCTGGTGGAAACGGGTAAAATAAAACCCGAGCACCGGGACGCCATCACCGCCGTCGTCAGAAAGCGCGAGTCATCCATGAGCACCGGCATCGGATATGGCATCGGAATCCCACATGCTTCAACTGATTTGATTAACGATCCGATTGCGGCGCTTGGCCGTTCCAAAAAGGGCATCGCCTTTGATGCTTTAGATGGGCAACCTGTGACGCTCGTGATTCTTTTCCTCATTCCGCAAGGACAGTTTCAAAAGCACCTGCACACCGTGGCGGAAATCGCCAAGCTTCTGAAGACGCCGCATTTTCGTGAAGCCGTTGAACAGGCTCCCGATGCCAGTTCCATTCTTTGGATTATCAGAAGAAGATCGTCGTCGCATTTAATGTCAAAATGA